tttttaccaaaaataaagaGATTCGATGAATTTTTTGATGAGtatgaaaaaattatatcatttgagCTATAATTTATTGGTACTAAATGATTGTGATTCTTAATTCATTTGCCTAACTAATTATTCTCTTAATACGTAAAAGAGTAAAgtgtttaaatttatatattaattaaaaaaatacaaaattcaaaacttctttaacttAAAAATTAGGAGGATAATTTAGGACTTgtaattatttttcatatattatttatgaaattgcAGGTATGAAACTGAGCTTATCAGTATGATTGTTAAAGGCGTCTCTGTTAGATTGCCTCCTTTGCGTTTACAAATCAAAGACGTAATTGGATTAGATTCTCGTTTTGAGGAGGTGAAATCGCATCTAGATATAGGCAACAATGATGCGGTTCAAATGCTAGCAATTTGTGGACCTCCTGGCATAGGCAAAACCACATTTGCTGCGTATATTTATAACAACATTATTAACCACCAATATATTGCTGCAAGTTTTATTTCCAACATCAGAGATAAGCCAAAAGTGGAAGATCTCCAGTCCACGTTGTTATCTGAGATGGGCGAGAAGCGAGAGAGCAGGAGGGGCGATACAGATGGTGGAGGCAGAGAAATCAAACGCAAACTTAGTGTTAAAAAGGTTCTTTTAGTGTTGGATGGTGTTGATAAAATAGAACAGTTGAAATCGCTGGCTGGGGGGTGTGATTGGTTTGGTCCTGGCAGTAAAATTATTATAACAACAAGGGATGCAACTTTGTTGAATAGACATCGTGTTAAAATTAAGAGATATCAAATGACAGAGCTAAGTGATGATGACTCTCGCAAACTCTTTTGTTGGTATGCCTTCGATGGTGGCGAACCGGCACAAAACTTTGCAAATCTTGTTCCTCAAGCACTAAGTATTGCAAAGGGTATTCCTTTGGCCTTAAAAAAACTGGGCTCTAGATTGAAGGACCGTAGCTTAGACGAATGGGAAATGGAATTGGACAGATATAACAAGGTTCCAGAGGCTTTCGAATTTCTGCTCAAATCTTTCGGAAACTGAACTGCttttagccttttttttttttccttccaaaatttGTTTGTTTGGTTGAGAGTACATTTTTAGACTTAATTGGTGTTTTTTGTGTGGATGAGATTGTTCTTTGGTGTTTACTgcgtgatttttttttatgtcgtggaactaaaagaaagaaaaaagaacaaagagAAAAGACACGAAGAAAACAGGGCAGGGATTTTCTAGTAGTTCACAAAATAAAATGTATCTGTTGAGTCGGTCTCACACTCAACGACCGTCATTCTCTGCTGATATGCCATGTAAAGATGATTGCATATGGAGCACACGAATCTTACTCTTAagttattttacaattatttatttgattttgaattagaAAAGACAGCAAGACACAAAGTGGATTACTAAGGTAGGATATAAAATCACAAAGTATTAGTACCCTTATGATATGTATAGTTAACAAAATTTTATGCGtttcattaattaaaattaattgattctagagttatatttttaaatttaaaacttaaaaataaaattttaatatttattttaatacttttatataattaaaaaacaattaattaaaaaaaactataaaataaaaaaattaaataattataaaaataatattcaattaaatattttaaattatatatattaataaaaaatagaatatataattacataatatattaaaaaaacataatatataacaaGACTCGTTTTGAGTTATCTGGGTTATTGTTTTGCCTAAACGTGAGATCCAGACTTCTTTTGAGGCTGCGTCCAACTTGTATTGGTACCGAGGTGTCGTCGTCCGAGTTCCTATTAAGGAGATGGGGGTGGTACTTGTAAGAGATTTCGATACTTAAGTTAACAAGGGTTTTAAGTAGATTTTTAGTAGATTGAAACTTGAATATAATTGTGAATATAGTAGAATAGATAACCACCTTTTAGAGTAGTCCCATATTTGAGGGTGGATAACCGTTTCTTTTTGTTAGGCGAGTTGTTTAGATCTTCCTTTTAGATTAATAGGAGATATCTTAGAAGTTAGTTACTTGGGTTAACCACCAAAAACATCCCCAAATTATTCAAACGCGGACAAAAATGCACccgaattttactatcgacaaaaatacctttaaataatttaaaaacataacaaCAATACCCAAAAGTAAATATATAGGACAAATCACACATATAAACCAAATGGAGCTCAAAATTATACAATTCTACCAAAAGAAAAAACGTTACAAGGATCTACCAGAAAGACAATTTTATGTAATTTGAATCAACCTCATTCGAACTACCCATTCtaacactaattcgaatcagaccaattcgaattactagaGATACACACAAATCAAATTAGTCAGATTTATGTAATTCGAAACAGCTTGAGTCGACTGCTTCGAATTACATAAACGAATTCGATTGTGTGTATTTCTAGTAATTCGAGTTGGTTAGTGTTGGAATGAGTAATTCGAATAaggctgattcgaattacataaaattGTCCTTCTGGTAGATCTTTGTAACGTTATTCTTTTTTGTAGAATTGTGTAATTTTGAGCTCCATTTGGTTTATACGTGTGATTTGcccaaatatatattttcaaaaaatgtcttacagattaaattttgatgtaatttttttacaagcataattttaaaaaatgagatattattattcttaaaattttgtaatttttttctaagtatatatttttttgtgattttttaaaagtattattagttgttaacaaaaaa
This region of Arachis hypogaea cultivar Tifrunner chromosome 8, arahy.Tifrunner.gnm2.J5K5, whole genome shotgun sequence genomic DNA includes:
- the LOC112707724 gene encoding TMV resistance protein N codes for the protein MQVVGLFYDGVTAADVRWQKEDRAYGKAITQHKERLRLGEESDKIKTWRSALSRVCDLIALNCDKKYETELISMIVKGVSVRLPPLRLQIKDVIGLDSRFEEVKSHLDIGNNDAVQMLAICGPPGIGKTTFAAYIYNNIINHQYIAASFISNIRDKPKVEDLQSTLLSEMGEKRESRRGDTDGGGREIKRKLSVKKVLLVLDGVDKIEQLKSLAGGCDWFGPGSKIIITTRDATLLNRHRVKIKRYQMTELSDDDSRKLFCWYAFDGGEPAQNFANLVPQALSIAKGIPLALKKLGSRLKDRSLDEWEMELDRYNKVPEAFEFLLKSFGN